CTTCATAAATTCTCATTATAAGCAGTAGATTTGTCATCAATACTTCATCCAGTTCTTGATTAGCAACAACTTTTGCTAATAGCCTTCTTGCTATCTCAGACATATCTTCTTGAAAAGTCGGTTTATTGTATTCAGAATCAACTAAGAAGTTCGAGATCATTCTTAGGGCTGTAAAATCGCATTTACTGTGAATGTTCGTCAAATTACTGTCAATTTTTCTTGGATATTCGAGAATTTTGTAGAACTGTATGATATCATTAACAGCAGTACTTGATGCAATCggtaaaaatatgtaatgaaaCTTCCAAGCTATTGACAAATTCTTAACAATTATACTGGCGTTTATAAGGCTGTTCAATAGGGATAGTTGTTTCAGTAAACTATGAAGATATTCTTCACTGCAATTAGCGGCTAGTTCTATGAGAACATCATAAGAATTCAATAATAGACTGCAATTTTCGCcaaattgaaattgtaataGAACTGCAATGAAATCATCAACTGATACATCTTTGGTACAGAAGGATCTTATGAGACATTCAACAAGTTTGCGTACCTGGTGACATGTAGATGTGCTTCGTAATAGAGACATGAGTACTGAATGTTGGGACTTACATGCATGCTTGAGTTGAATAACACTTCCTCCACGTCCAGAACTCGCAGAAGCACCAGCTTCTGATATCCAAGTGTTAACTGCATTTTCGCACGCATTTTCATTATACATATCATTCATGCTTAGTAATAAATTGTAGGAGTTCTTGTAATTATACctcgttattaaattattcatttcaatttcatggACAAGCTGTGTTCCTTTTATGAAATCAATGTAATTTCTTTCAATGACCAAGTTACTTGTGGGTTCACAAATTATTTGGTCATACTTTGCTACTACTGCCTTCAGCAATAGTGATTTTTCCTTAAATGACAAATTGTTGAAATAATTCAAAGCTGTTCTTGTTTCACTGTCTTTGAGGCATCTTTCTATGTATAAGGCATTTccataatttgtataaataggCATAACactagtaattatttttaaatcattcaaTTCAATAACAGGTGCGCCGATTATTTTATGTAGTACTAACATGTAATCAGTACAGTTCATTgggaaattgtatttttttagtactaCTTTAACATTAGCGTAATTGATTTCCTTTTGTATTTCAGTAGAAAGCAGTCTCTCagaatcagaaatagtaaaattttTCGTAGTGTCCGCGACAGTGGCAATAGCTAATTCAAGTACAGATGGGTTCCAAGGAACATCTAAAACTTTCAAAACTTGAAGTAAACATTCAAGCTTACAGTTGTAAGAATGAAAAGATTTTAGCAGCATTGCCAAGCGGATCCCATCTATGCCTCCCCCGCTACTGGCTGCTTCACTTTCAATGTAGGAACTTAGAATTTCATCCAAATCAAACATATGCTGCATAGCATAAGATGGCAGGTAGTTCTGCAAAAATCCTTGTAGATCTTCGGTGTAACAGCGGCGTAACATAATCAAAGCAACTTCATTAGAACCCAGAGAGCTTAATTCACTTagtaacatattaattttataattgtctTTCAGTTCCATTATATATGTTATTCTAGTTTTAAGCAAATCAAGATCATCTAATGACAAGGGTCTCAAAGAAATTGACTTCAGTGAAGTTTCCAAGATTACTATGATTTCTTCTGCAAActttaaacctatttttggCCAAAAAGCAGACTGCTCTAACATAAAAACCCTTTCACTGGCCCAcctaacaaataaatcaatgtaaaaTGGATTCTGTTCTAACAGAGAAGGTGTAAAGTTTTTCAGCCAAATTATTATTGAAGCCAATTTTGTGCTGCTGCTTATAGCATTCAGTATATTCACTACATCATCAGAACTAACTACCAGCTTCAGTTGAGAATACTTTAACCAACAAATGGATGCTATATCAAAGTCAAGCTTTTGTATGAATGTAATGCATAGGTCTTTGAAGTTCTGctcaaataaatttacattttcatatgAATTATTACCAGTGAAATGGATATACTCaatcaaatctattttaattgacAAATCACTGACCATGTTGATAAGGTCATTATCATTGGTTAAAGATATTCTTTTTTGAAGTGGatataacaatgttttatagTTGATGCTATATTGGCaaagtatttgtataaattCAATAAGAAACTTGAAATCATCAATGGATTCAAACAATGGTTGTATCTGTGGTAAAACACTCCCAGGTTTAGAAGTAGCTGATACTGCATCAATGATAGCCTTCAATTGTGTTTTAAGGGTGTCTTGAGGTGTCAGAGTTTGATCAAAACTTGAAGAATGATCATTACCTGATTGTTTAATTGATGATTGTGAAAATCCAGCACAGAAGATCTGCACCTGAAATGATATAggtaatttgcatttttttaaagaacaaagcaatatttttcaaagttttgggAAGCACTAATTATTATCAATACATGTGTACTGGAGacaaaatagaaaattctaCTTATCTTGGTGtcagtttatattaaataattaagaaagactaaaaccaaaatattacaTGCAGGATCCTGCTcccagttttatttactttgaatttgCTTCAGTAAGTTTTAACCGAAAAGTGGTTTTTATGATCCTTGAGATAGGAgcaaattgttttcaaatattagggagaatttagtattatttaccTGCATCATTTTCTTTTAGGTAAATTTTGCTGAACTTAAGATTCCAGCATTGTTTAACAACTATatatgttcaaaataattattactagaGTCCCATTAACTTACCTCTTCTTTATTCCACAGTAAGTAATAGAACAAGTCATTGTAGGTCAAAACTGGATAATATTTTGCTTCTGTTGACTCAAATTCATGAACTATTTCAGATTCCTTCAAATCAACAATCCACATATTAGTATCATTAGAAAGAATCACTAGTTCCCTCaatgattcaatatttttaaaatggcttTCAGCTGATATGACTTCAGTCAAGCCAGATACTGGACATTTCACCTTTAAAAATCTATCTTCTATGTAAATTTTCATTCCACATGCAgaaatattatctttttctttaaaaatatattgagacTTGTGTGTCTTCTTGAAAGGGACAGAAACTTGATCTGTACTCTTACCCAATAAGTCTTTTAATTCATTAGTATGAATAGGTATCTCAAAGGAGTCTCCACTTTCACTAGTAAAATACAAACGATCCTTATATCTTGCAATTTGACGAAGTTTGAGACAGGTATTGGTGTCGTTAGTGATTTTAAGTTGTAGACCTTTTAAAACATCTATTGCCATTATATCACCAGACTTTAACAC
This sequence is a window from Trichoplusia ni isolate ovarian cell line Hi5 chromosome 8, tn1, whole genome shotgun sequence. Protein-coding genes within it:
- the LOC113496305 gene encoding uncharacterized protein LOC113496305 gives rise to the protein MVNVHKLSNIYRYEFTKYEVQISHNVEGKLFVFSHVYNFVSGDNLIMTVTLSQLKTIKTVNTASNIEGRIFYPKLILFENNTCVRIVDLIANNEDIQDESNAYHFSQDIADKLLLENFMWIVLKSGDIMAIDVLKGLQLKITNDTNTCLKLRQIARYKDRLYFTSESGDSFEIPIHTNELKDLLGKSTDQVSVPFKKTHKSQYIFKEKDNISACGMKIYIEDRFLKVKCPVSGLTEVISAESHFKNIESLRELVILSNDTNMWIVDLKESEIVHEFESTEAKYYPVLTYNDLFYYLLWNKEEVQIFCAGFSQSSIKQSGNDHSSSFDQTLTPQDTLKTQLKAIIDAVSATSKPGSVLPQIQPLFESIDDFKFLIEFIQILCQYSINYKTLLYPLQKRISLTNDNDLINMVSDLSIKIDLIEYIHFTGNNSYENVNLFEQNFKDLCITFIQKLDFDIASICWLKYSQLKLVVSSDDVVNILNAISSSTKLASIIIWLKNFTPSLLEQNPFYIDLFVRWASERVFMLEQSAFWPKIGLKFAEEIIVILETSLKSISLRPLSLDDLDLLKTRITYIMELKDNYKINMLLSELSSLGSNEVALIMLRRCYTEDLQGFLQNYLPSYAMQHMFDLDEILSSYIESEAASSGGGIDGIRLAMLLKSFHSYNCKLECLLQVLKVLDVPWNPSVLELAIATVADTTKNFTISDSERLLSTEIQKEINYANVKVVLKKYNFPMNCTDYMLVLHKIIGAPVIELNDLKIITSVMPIYTNYGNALYIERCLKDSETRTALNYFNNLSFKEKSLLLKAVVAKYDQIICEPTSNLVIERNYIDFIKGTQLVHEIEMNNLITRYNYKNSYNLLLSMNDMYNENACENAVNTWISEAGASASSGRGGSVIQLKHACKSQHSVLMSLLRSTSTCHQVRKLVECLIRSFCTKDVSVDDFIAVLLQFQFGENCSLLLNSYDVLIELAANCSEEYLHSLLKQLSLLNSLINASIIVKNLSIAWKFHYIFLPIASSTAVNDIIQFYKILEYPRKIDSNLTNIHSKCDFTALRMISNFLVDSEYNKPTFQEDMSEIARRLLAKVVANQELDEVLMTNLLLIMRIYEEDNICVLEALRGQNECLSPNILGYLSLPPIRRTFVFDNDSLSKEIGNSVSYPPQYILKSKFNINLADVALPENSEETWDVKVILFFVLLQYPDTCFERLAELCRVLNISTNDGLSLQLIALLSTWELKYKIYTDELGHRQIIFDNDEKCLNKCFIIWDSIENREFLKDILNDFWKNGEVSLHGRTVSINPYYYEVFLCVYRLIFGTTIEVRNTKEYFLLHFLKEYKRKSTPKQYEYELFSVKGMFPEIGHFRLPFHLFMREDMWSNLKSEITLETYERWIPAVALLALDSDSQTARDMICSNAVKQTMTSRKRNDDADSDTKNEPWRLTSQEEPLLRAAHRCVRHIANMEWAGACLFYVLQGCARGADQVAAAHLCYQFAQRWAALQPGNRAVRQMERLHATLSTRHALYKIDWACEELVRLSTEPAQLIRSMYLHPDFVSKMNRHDVNRAVNEIADKNGINVSSIRIQILESILDKSKADNRNITVLNIKELMTAKYILKATCPKMGAIYLSRIAFDDESDNNKSKKLRALQCLMSIVDTDTAIKVANRERDALWLSLLELLSVVNLESIDMPWIAATFMHDKIRGLEQLLQATEGNADGLKTATELACKFGSPHIIRSLIPLLLRAGLYEDMIPLLLKLTSQLDTVIITAWRAVILSPFQRADYPITERQRIKCLNAINLLPICPIIKDEDLVEIWKNCVRCKVLGLGCLVLPYMTTQTRQSLKELQKIDRRNLIASLKNLHADTYLVSGAMHVIERMASRGYR